The sequence GATTcctggaaatgagaaaaaatgaacagGAGGCACCTTCAGATGGGTGAGGTGGATGAGGGAGAAGAGGcgaaagaaagaggaaacaaagacaGAGCAGGCCGATGGGCAGTACTGTTGACACCTATGATACTTTGCAGTCAATATTCATTCAAACAGCAATCCTGAACTGGGTCGTTCCGAGTAAGCAATAGGTCATCTTTACACAAATCAGGGGGAATCTACCCTGATATTAACCCAGCAGCAGGTATCTTGAGAATCCAAGATATCCTGCCACAAGTTGCCTTCAAGTCTGGCAAatggaaaggggggaaaaggacCTAGAAAAACGAAGCATGGTTTCCTTGTGGGAACAGAGTCCTGTCGAGTGCAGAGGCATAAGCAGAACTGGAGTGAAATCTTCCTCTACGCAGTGAACACGGTGTACAAGgcatttttgttctgtattgCTGGATAAGGGTTCCCATGGAACCAGAACCCAAAACTCTTCTTCCAAATGTCATTCTGTGCTCAGGGAATCCACTCTTCTGTAAAActggaaaacacacaaaaggcCAGGGGAAGCACAGGCTGGTTGTGTGTCTCTGCGTGCTGTTCCTGTGGGAAAGACAGTGCTTCAAGAGAACAAAAGGGTGCTAAAACCGCGTCtttaaaatgtgcatatttcttttttgtcttaagTAAATTCCCATTTCCTTTGACATCAGGTTGGTAGACCCATGCCGGAGGAATGATTTCAGCTTCCTCTTTCTCAGCTTTCCATCTAATTTAGCACAATGCGTCTAGCAAGTCATCTAACAGACCTTGGTGActaatatgtttttgttttcttatgctTGTGATTGCCTGGTGAACTCCCAAAAGAAAACTGGTTTATGCTGCCTGGTGAACCTTCTGTTGCTGATTCCAGATGTTTTTTACCATCTCTTTCCATGGCATTTACCTTTCTCTCCCAGACAATATGTAATACACACCTGTGTCTATTAGGGAGAGTATTTGGCAGGCAATAAGTGGCAGAGAGATGACAATTGCTTGTctgcaaaattaaataatagggtttaaatttaaaatctcttcctcttataaataataataatagtaataaatgaGAGTTTCTAAGGGTACGGGTCATATGCAAATCAAAGTGTTAAGCtatttggtaaaatatttgCTCACATCAGTGATGGTAGTCATAGTTCTGAGGAAAGGAGGCACTTTCACACTTTATCTTCGTCTCATGCCAAGATGTTCCTACCGTTGTTAACTATTCATCTATGCTGGGCCCATATGAGTTTGTTCTTGTGTGGCTAATGATAGCACAGAAAATCAATGAATGATAACTATCATGTGTAGCTCATAATTAGGCAGAGGGTGGATTTCCTGCATAATTTGTGCAAATGAGAATGTGTTACTGATGAATGGGAGGTAGGAAGACTCCTGGAATACTTGCCCCTAGTGTGGGCTGAGTGAAGGATATTGGCTGATGAAGGGCACGGTGCTGGGTTGTCCCGAGTGCCACCTATGCATATTGCCCCGTGCCACACAGGGTGAGGGGCCACTtcctgctgggagctctgctggaGAACTCCCTTCCCGCGTGGAGATCCCTCCTGCCGGGCTGTCCGTGTGTGGAGCTTGGAGCTGCAGGTGTAGCTGCCATGTGAGGCAATGGAGTGAGTGTGCAGGCCTAAAACTCAAGGGAACTGAGGAGGAAACAGCTGGGGAaaatgggaaggagagggagcagCGGGGGCTGGTGCTGTGCAAGCAGGTCAGTGCCCTGCTGTGACTCAGTCCTGAGTCTGATTGCTGCAGGCTGTCCTCTCTGATTCTTCATTTGTGGTTATTTGCTGTGAGGGACGGGCTCAGTAATCCAATAAGAAAGGGGTGAACGATGCTGTACGTGAGGTGGACACCACTGCACTGTGTCTTGACGCAGCAGAAGGAAGACCTGATGTCCTTGCCCAAGCGCTCCGGGGTCCCAGCACAGAAGGCTTATTACAGTGAACTTTGAGACTGCCTGGCATTGCTGCATCCCAATTTTCATCGGGAAAACAACCGTACAGCCCCTTAACGGTAACATCCGTGGGTAACAAATACCCTAACATCTCCGGCCATGGGCTAGGGTCCTCCCGCCCATGGTTTTTCTCATGAATGAGTGACGCAGCCCTCGGCAGCGGCGTCCACTGCCATTCCGGCCAACGAGGAGCGACGCTGCACGGGCTTAAATTGCCTCTTTAGACAATTAACCTCCTCCGTTAGGATTTAACCTACCGGCTCCGCGAGTCGTGGGCCGGGGACTCTTCCCGGGTGGCGGCTGTGCCAGCCCAGGCACTGCCCATCACCTTGCGGAAGGTCCAGACAGCCATGCGGCTTGAGCTGGCTGAACACGCTGTCTCTGAGGGCACTAAAGTGGTCACCCATTACACCAGCTCAGGTACATTGCTCCCATATCAATCCTTTGTGACTCTCATGGCTCTTTTCAGAGCCACCcactttttcatttgaaaggcTTCTTCAATGCTCTCTGTCCTGTAAACCTAGCTTGCATAATGCCTTTCAAGACCaccttaaatatatatacttttttcattctgctgttGCAGTTTTCCCACTGAAGATAAGATCTGTTACTTGACCTTATAAAACATACGGTGCCTAGAAAACTCGGGAGAGCCCGTCAGGGGGCAGTAGAGGCTGGGAAATCACAAAAAGTAACAATGCTAGACCTCATCCATCTGAATACTATTCCCCGCTAAAATAATCCATGGTCTTGCATTAGCAACCTTAGAATAGAGAAATATTATGAAATACCTAATAATCTCCTCTAATGTATGTAAGTATGTAAGTGTAATGTAAgtataaatgttttcttattgGATTTGTTAAAGATTTCAAGGGGTTTAAGTATATTTGCTTATGTACGTTACTGCTAAAGTAAAGCTGATACAGGAGCAAGAACAAAGGACTGAGCATCAACACGACTTTCCCTTTCTGCCCTTGCACACACCAGGGATGCTCACTGAGCAGTGTCACACATATGCAAGAACTGCCACAAGTAATTAACAGTGTAGCCCAGAGTAGTGCAGTAAAGGGTGGTGGTAAAGAAGTTACTAAAATCAAGTTATGACTATGGCATAGAAAGCAATAAATTTGTTTGCAACCAAACCGTCAGGACCAGCAGACAAAATTATAGCTATAACACAAGGACTATTTAGTCATCCATATTGAAGATGTACTTAAGTTCAGAGAACATACCCTTGATAATATTTAACGGAAATTAAAGcccttttaatgaaaacatggGTGGCTCTTAAAAGAGCCTTTGGGTTAAAAACGGGATCCGCGGCGCTCTACTTGGAGCTGGTGTACTTGGTGACCGCCTTGGTGCCCTCGGAGACGGCGTGCTTGGCCAGCTCGCCGGGCAGCAGGAGCCGCACGGCCGTCTGGATCTCCCGCGAGGTGATGGTCGAGCGCTTGTTGTAGTGCGCCAGGCGCGACGCCTCGCCGGCGATGCGCTCGAAGATGTCGTTGACAAAGGAGTTCATGATGCCCATGGCCTTGGACGAGATGCCCGTGTCGGGGTGCACCTGCTTCAGCACCTTGTACACGTAGATGGAGTAGCTCTCCTTGCGggctctctttctcttcttgtcGCCCTTCTTCTGCGTCTTGGTGACGGCTTTCTTCGAGCCCTTCTTGGGCGCGGGCGCAGACTTGGCCGGCTCAGGCATGGCGATCACGCTCTCTCCACAAACTacacctctctcttcccctcgCAGCAGCGCAGTGCCGCACCcgcccgccgcagccgctcTTATAGCGGCGCGATGCAGAGCAGCGGCTCCACCGCTGCGCGCCGCCATTGGCTGGAAGTTCGGCTTTGTGTCGTCATCGAACGCCGGACTTGGACATTGGACGCCTTTGGATTCGCGCTGCCATTGGCTGCCGGCGTTCTGCCTCCCCCGCAGCCAAtcagcgccgccgccggcgATCCGCCCGAGCTGAATATaagggggcgggggcggccccgggcaggTCGCTGCGTGCGGTGTTCCCCGGAGTGGCTGCGATGTCTGGGCGCGGGAAGCAGGGCGGGAAGGCGCGGGCCAAGGCCAAGTCGCGCTCGTCGCGGGCCGGGCTGCAGTTCCCCGTGGGCCGCGTGCACCGGCTGCTGCGCAAGGGCAACTACGCGGAGCGGGTGGGCGCCGGCGCCCCGGTGTACCTGGCGGCCGTGCTGGAGTACCTGACGGCCGAGATCCTGGAGCTGGCGGGCAACGCGGCCCGCGACAACAAGAAGACGCGCATCATCCCCCGCCACCTGCAGCTGGCCATCCGCAACGACGAGGAGCTCAACAAGCTGCTGGGCAAGGTCACCATCGCGCAGGGTGGGGTGCTGCCCAACATCcaggccgtgctgctgcccaaGAAGACCGACAGCCACAAGGCCAAGGCCAAGTGAACACATTTACGACAGATCTGGAAACAACCCCAAAAGGCTCTTTTCAGAGCCACCCACAAAATTCATAAAGAGTTGAGTCATActttgtagttttgttttttctaatgaaTGCTGATGCAAATGTGTAAGTTGTTTCATGTTTGTGTTTGTCCTAACACTGCCTGTCTGGGTGGTGATAGTTacttttgtgacttttttttttttgttagggTTggattggggtggggtgggagaaCAGATCTTTCAGGGTGTTAAGCTTTTGCAACATATCTTAGCAAATGTACTTTGGTGTTGCTGTAAAGTCTCCATATGGCTGTAACTACAGGGTAATACATAATAAAATCAATGCattattctgtattatttttgccCTGATTTGCCTGTCAAACGCAGGGCTGAGGCGTTCAGCCTGGGTGTTGCATGAGCTTTACTAGGGTTGTGGTGTTTCCACCGGTCTGGAACCAGGGTCCCACAGCCCTTGATGGCTGCATGTGCGCGGGGTATGGAGCCTCTCGCAAGCAACTTATTTTCAAacagggggagggaaggaaagcaaacaaaaaacgctaacaaaataaaaacataccaaaaaaataacatgcagtCCTAGTTCTTTCCCAGGAGGAAGGATTATCATTCCCTGCCTCAGGCCCCTTAGTGCTTTCCTTTTATATCGGCTCGTTAAAGCTGTTACGTAGCTTGGCGGAGTTGCCCGAGGCTTTCTGGCGGAGGAAGGCTGCCGtcgccccgctgcccccgcgcTGCGCTGTTGCTGCCGCTTTCGGTTTCGTTTTTCCATCGCTCCCGGCCGGATGCGCCGCGTCTGGTCCGGAACGCGCGGGGAGCTCCCAGCTCCCGGCCGGCTTCGGGGGCTGCTCGGAGAAGGGCTGTCGGGCTTCCAGCGGGATGCAATGCGCCCTTATGGCAGCTTCAGCGTTTTCTTTTGTGTCGCTCTGTTTGCCTCTGGCGTCTTTCTCCTGGCTTCAGCGAGGATCCTCAGATTTCCCTTCCTCTACCCCCCGGTACTTCCCAAGAAAGATGTGGGCTAACACATCTGTACACCTGGTGCTAATTGACTTTAGTTTTCCTTAAATTGACTTGGGAATGTTTTCCCAGTCCGGGGGAGGAAAGTCTCCACTCCCCATCTGTTTGTTCCACGGTGTGAAACTCTCTTTGTATCGGCCACTGAGGATTGCAGCAGAAATGCAGGAGGGGCCCTTTGAACCCCCCTGGGTACACCTGGATCATCCCGATGTTGTGTGAGAGGACCTTAATTCTAGCTCCTATACTGTAGAGACTTTCAGAAGAACAacctttgggatttttttacCTTATAAATGAGTATTCTGGGATCAAAAGTTCAAATGCAAAGGTATGGAGGATACGATATTCATAATTATTCTTGTAAATGTCCCTCCTAGTTCCCTGTTGCATAATTAATTTTTGCGTTATATATCTGTAGTTTCTAATCATATATTCGGAAAACAGAGCCTTAGAAACAGTAAATAAGCCTATAGGGCTGCGTGAGGTCTGAACCATGAAGGGTCTCAGGCCTCAAATGCATTTTGTACAGCCAGAAACTTCCGTGGAGATGCTTCATAAAAGTGAACTTCCAGAACTGGGTAAGTggatggatttttgtttttatttttgaaaacgTTTCTTATAAGGTGAGCGTGAACACTCAGCGTCTCGCCTAAAGGGCCCAGAGAAATTATCGGTCGCTTCCGTACTGTCACCTTGGTTCCTGAAAAGGCataaagaagaggaaggatCGAATGCCTGCCACGAGGAGTCAGAGAGGACTCAGCACCCCGGGcgagccggggctgcgggcggcctGGGCCCGCTCCGGGGCTGTGAGGACCGGTCCGACCCCGGGGCGGAGGGGGCCGGCGGCCGCCAGGGAAGAGCCGGAGGAGCCAGCAGGGCACGGCTCGGGCCGATGCAAGGCGACAAGCGGGGAGGGACTCGGGGCCCAAGCCTCCGAAAAGCCCGTGGTTGCAAGAGACGCCTGGGAAGTGCAAGAAAAGGGTCGGGGGTTTCCGCGAAGGGCAGATAAAATCTGTAAATAACCCCCCGTTGTTCTGAAGCTTCCCGATGTCCACTGTTCCTTAAGCTCTGAACCATTTCCTCCCCTGACATCCGTTCTGTCATGCAAATGTTCCCAAGTGGAAAATTATGCAAAATTAAAGAGCTGCTGAAGACTCCTCTGCCTTCGTGGTGTTGTCGGAAGGGTTAATCGCTCTGATTG comes from Anser cygnoides isolate HZ-2024a breed goose chromosome 1, Taihu_goose_T2T_genome, whole genome shotgun sequence and encodes:
- the LOC106045102 gene encoding histone H2B 7 codes for the protein MAARSGGAAALHRAAIRAAAAGGCGTALLRGEERGVVCGESVIAMPEPAKSAPAPKKGSKKAVTKTQKKGDKKRKRARKESYSIYVYKVLKQVHPDTGISSKAMGIMNSFVNDIFERIAGEASRLAHYNKRSTITSREIQTAVRLLLPGELAKHAVSEGTKAVTKYTSSK
- the LOC125182478 gene encoding histone H2A-IV, whose protein sequence is MSGRGKQGGKARAKAKSRSSRAGLQFPVGRVHRLLRKGNYAERVGAGAPVYLAAVLEYLTAEILELAGNAARDNKKTRIIPRHLQLAIRNDEELNKLLGKVTIAQGGVLPNIQAVLLPKKTDSHKAKAK